The Salana multivorans genome window below encodes:
- a CDS encoding phosphotransferase translates to MTGRPPGDTGIVDADDDGVTQDAVVARVLASGAPGLLDLPRRVVAEGWDNLLVRLGDDLVLRLPRRARTAELVATEQRWLPVLAPSLPVAVPVPVVAGRPGPDFPWPWSVLAWREGEVAGSRPRSRATAWVPDLAAALAALHRPAPAEAPHNPVRAVPLAERDRVVRERLERGRLRGLDVSAALEVWARGVAAPAWGSAPVWVHGDPHPNNLLVRPGPDDGPDRLDALLDWGDLSAGDPACDLAAAWLVPDRVGRTVFVAAYDDLVGARADGHADDPGRWDRAAAWAVSMASSVVVDAPDDAANRRWADATLREIAERSLG, encoded by the coding sequence GTGACCGGGCGGCCGCCGGGTGACACCGGGATCGTCGACGCGGATGACGACGGCGTGACGCAGGACGCCGTCGTGGCCCGCGTCCTGGCCTCGGGTGCGCCCGGGCTGCTCGACCTGCCCCGCCGGGTCGTCGCGGAGGGCTGGGACAACCTCCTCGTCCGCCTCGGCGACGACCTCGTGCTCCGGCTGCCGCGACGCGCCCGGACCGCGGAGCTCGTCGCCACCGAGCAGCGCTGGCTGCCCGTGCTCGCGCCGTCGCTGCCCGTCGCGGTCCCCGTCCCCGTCGTCGCCGGTCGGCCGGGGCCCGACTTCCCGTGGCCGTGGAGCGTGCTGGCGTGGCGAGAGGGCGAGGTCGCCGGCTCGCGGCCGCGCTCGCGCGCGACGGCGTGGGTCCCGGACCTGGCCGCGGCCCTCGCCGCGCTGCACCGGCCCGCCCCGGCGGAGGCACCGCACAACCCGGTGCGCGCCGTGCCGCTGGCGGAGCGCGACCGGGTGGTCCGGGAGCGGCTGGAGCGTGGCCGGCTGCGCGGTCTCGACGTCTCGGCGGCGCTCGAGGTCTGGGCGCGCGGCGTCGCGGCCCCCGCGTGGGGGTCGGCGCCGGTCTGGGTGCACGGCGACCCTCATCCGAACAACCTCCTCGTGCGTCCCGGGCCGGACGACGGGCCGGACCGGCTGGACGCGCTGCTCGACTGGGGCGACCTGTCCGCCGGGGACCCCGCCTGCGACCTCGCCGCCGCGTGGCTCGTCCCGGACCGGGTGGGCCGGACGGTGTTCGTCGCCGCCTACGACGACCTGGTCGGCGCACGAGCCGACGGGCACGCGGACGACCCCGGCCGCTGGGACCGTGCCGCGGCCTGGGCGGTGTCGATGGCCAGCAGCGTCGTCGTCGACGCGCCGGACGACGCGGCCAACCGGCGCTGGGCCGACGCAACCCTGCGCGAGATCGCGGAGAGGTCCCTAGGCTGA
- a CDS encoding NUDIX hydrolase, with amino-acid sequence MTAAGWARDDLVALWRRGGWSTALGRPRPGGPTPRRSAVLLLFGLLETSDHADPASADVDLLLTRRSDDLRHHPGQVAFPGGGLDPGEDAVDAAVREAHEETGLDPRGVEPIGPLADVPVTVSGNVVTPVLAWWRVPSALRPDGTETAEVFRVPVPQLVDPANRGTVLGEHAGQRFATPAFTVPDVPLVWGFTAYVLDAVLDALGWAVPWDADRVVPLPRPPGTTP; translated from the coding sequence GTGACCGCGGCCGGGTGGGCGCGCGACGACCTCGTCGCGCTGTGGCGGCGCGGGGGCTGGAGCACGGCGCTCGGCCGCCCGCGTCCCGGCGGCCCGACGCCGCGGCGCAGCGCGGTGCTCCTGCTCTTCGGGCTGCTGGAGACGAGCGACCACGCCGACCCCGCGTCCGCCGACGTCGACCTGCTCCTCACCCGGCGCTCCGACGACCTGCGCCACCACCCGGGCCAGGTCGCCTTCCCCGGTGGCGGGCTCGACCCGGGCGAGGACGCGGTCGACGCCGCCGTCCGCGAGGCGCACGAGGAGACCGGGCTCGACCCGCGCGGCGTCGAGCCGATCGGTCCCCTCGCGGACGTGCCCGTGACCGTCAGCGGCAACGTCGTGACGCCCGTGCTCGCGTGGTGGCGCGTGCCGTCGGCGCTGCGGCCGGACGGGACCGAGACCGCCGAGGTGTTTCGCGTCCCCGTCCCCCAGCTGGTCGACCCGGCCAACCGCGGCACCGTCCTCGGCGAGCACGCCGGCCAGCGGTTCGCCACACCGGCGTTCACCGTCCCCGACGTCCCGCTCGTGTGGGGGTTCACCGCCTACGTCCTGGACGCCGTGCTCGACGCGCTCGGCTGGGCCGTTCCCTGGGACGCCGACCGCGTCGTCCCGCTCCCCCGACCGCCGGGCACGACGCCGTGA
- a CDS encoding GNAT family N-acetyltransferase, with amino-acid sequence MTAEALTTVDLTAPDEAPQLLRAAFDAVLRPSFTGDELGGPETIEPSERRVVSIVSTAAGEPMGVAVTDLDPDGISLLANLAVSPASRGLGVGARLMSHLAEVWAARAGVVLAEVHDPRGHADTPSEHPLARLRFYERAGARVLDTPFVQPALHPGAARVPDMLLLVLHPVGPAGAVDAVDSAELAEWIRRYYVAVEGTDPTDPTARRLLARVRERESVPAWPLARWRDVARLTLDG; translated from the coding sequence GTGACAGCCGAGGCCCTGACGACCGTCGACCTGACCGCGCCGGACGAGGCGCCGCAGCTCCTGCGGGCGGCGTTCGACGCCGTCCTGCGTCCCTCGTTCACCGGCGACGAGCTCGGCGGCCCCGAGACGATCGAGCCGTCCGAGCGCCGCGTCGTCAGCATCGTCTCGACGGCCGCCGGCGAGCCGATGGGCGTCGCCGTGACGGACCTCGACCCGGACGGGATCAGCCTGCTCGCCAACCTGGCCGTGAGCCCGGCGAGCCGCGGCCTCGGGGTCGGGGCGCGCCTGATGAGCCACCTCGCCGAGGTCTGGGCGGCGCGCGCCGGGGTCGTCCTCGCGGAGGTGCACGACCCGCGCGGTCACGCGGACACCCCGAGCGAGCACCCGCTCGCCCGGCTCCGGTTCTACGAGCGCGCCGGTGCCCGGGTGCTCGACACGCCCTTCGTCCAGCCGGCGCTCCACCCCGGCGCCGCGCGCGTCCCGGACATGCTGCTGCTCGTGCTGCACCCCGTCGGCCCGGCGGGTGCGGTCGACGCCGTGGACTCGGCCGAGCTCGCCGAGTGGATCCGGCGCTACTACGTCGCCGTCGAGGGGACGGACCCGACGGACCCGACGGCACGCCGGCTGCTCGCCCGGGTACGGGAGCGCGAGAGCGTCCCGGCCTGGCCGCTGGCGCGCTGGCGGGACGTCGCCCGGCTTACCCTCGACGGATGA
- the acnA gene encoding aconitate hydratase AcnA, whose product MSTVDSFGAKGTLEVAGTEYEIFRIDRVPGYEKLPFSLKVLLENLLRTEDGANVTKAQIEALGGWNPDAEPDTEIQFTPARVVMQDFTGVPCIVDLATMREAVTALGGDPNRINPLSPAEMVIDHSVIADLFGTPNALERNVEIEYERNGERYQFLRWGQTAFDDFKVVPPGTGIVHQVNIEHLAKVVYDREVTVGGDRVLRAYPDTCVGTDSHTTMVNGLGVLGWGVGGIEAEAAMLGQPVSMLIPRVVGFRLSGEIPAGVTATDVVLTITDMLRKHGVVGKFVEFYGAGVGSVPLANRATIGNMSPEFGSTAAIFPIDDVTLDYLRLTGRSEQAVALVEAYAKEQSLWHDAANEPSYSEYLELDLGTVVPSIAGPKRPQDRILLSEAKEQFERDILHYTSSEVSHSIVDLDSRHSFPASDPGIAPGDEDHETREVVISSGAPHVASKPVRVTTPEGEAYLLDNGAVTLAAITSCTNTSNPSVMIAAGLLAKKAVDRGLRRKPWVKTTLGPGSKVVTDYYEKSGLDKALEGLDFYTVGYGCTICIGNSGPLIDEVSAAINEHDLAVTAVLSGNRNFEGRISPDVKMNYLASPPLVVAYALAGSMHFDFETDPLGRDRDGNDVYLRDIWPSPEEVQEIIDSSISREQFIKQYATVFDGDERWRTLPTPTGPVFEWNEESTYVRKPPYFDGMTMELTPVRDIVGARVMATLGDSVTTDHISPAGNIKLGTPAAQYLTAHGVAQRDFNSYGSRRGNHEVMIRGTFANIRLKNLLVSAVNDGAVVEGGYTRDFTQPGGPQAFIYDACQNYREAGIPLVVLGGKEYGSGSSRDWAAKGTSLLGVKAVITESFERIHRSNLIGMGVVPLQFPAGESWASLGLDGTEVISITGLEQLNAGVTPRTVHVVAEPSEFSPEGKETVEFDAVVRIDTPGEADYYRNGGILQYVLRSLVD is encoded by the coding sequence ATGAGTACGGTCGACAGCTTCGGAGCCAAGGGGACCCTCGAGGTCGCGGGCACCGAGTACGAGATCTTCCGGATCGACCGGGTGCCGGGGTACGAGAAGCTGCCCTTCAGCCTCAAGGTCCTCCTGGAGAACCTGCTGCGCACCGAGGACGGTGCCAACGTCACGAAGGCCCAGATCGAGGCCCTCGGCGGGTGGAACCCTGACGCGGAGCCGGACACCGAGATCCAGTTCACGCCGGCCCGCGTCGTCATGCAGGACTTCACCGGCGTCCCCTGCATCGTCGACCTCGCCACGATGCGCGAGGCCGTGACGGCGCTCGGCGGCGACCCGAACCGGATCAACCCGCTCTCGCCCGCCGAGATGGTGATCGACCACTCCGTCATCGCCGACCTGTTCGGCACGCCGAACGCGCTCGAGCGCAACGTCGAGATCGAGTACGAGCGCAACGGCGAGCGCTACCAGTTCCTGCGCTGGGGCCAGACGGCGTTCGACGACTTCAAGGTCGTCCCGCCGGGCACCGGCATCGTCCACCAGGTCAACATCGAGCACCTGGCGAAGGTCGTCTACGACCGCGAGGTCACGGTCGGCGGCGACCGCGTCCTGCGCGCCTACCCGGACACGTGCGTCGGCACCGACTCCCACACCACGATGGTCAACGGCCTCGGCGTGCTGGGCTGGGGCGTCGGCGGCATCGAGGCCGAGGCGGCCATGCTCGGCCAGCCCGTCTCGATGCTCATCCCGCGGGTCGTCGGGTTCCGGCTGAGCGGGGAGATCCCGGCCGGTGTCACGGCCACCGACGTCGTGCTCACCATCACCGACATGCTGCGCAAGCACGGCGTCGTCGGGAAGTTCGTCGAGTTCTACGGTGCCGGCGTCGGCTCCGTCCCGCTGGCCAACCGCGCCACCATCGGCAACATGAGCCCGGAGTTCGGCTCGACCGCCGCGATCTTCCCGATCGACGACGTCACGCTCGACTACCTGCGCCTGACCGGTCGCAGCGAGCAGGCGGTCGCGCTGGTCGAGGCGTACGCCAAGGAGCAGTCGCTCTGGCACGACGCCGCGAACGAGCCGAGCTACAGCGAGTACCTCGAGCTCGACCTCGGCACCGTCGTCCCCTCCATCGCCGGCCCGAAGCGCCCCCAGGACCGCATCCTGCTGTCCGAGGCCAAGGAGCAGTTCGAGCGGGACATCCTCCACTACACGAGCTCCGAGGTCTCCCACTCGATCGTCGACCTCGACTCGCGGCACTCCTTCCCGGCCTCCGACCCGGGGATCGCGCCGGGCGACGAGGACCACGAGACGCGCGAGGTCGTCATCTCCTCCGGTGCGCCGCACGTCGCCTCCAAGCCCGTGCGCGTGACGACGCCCGAGGGCGAGGCCTACCTGCTCGACAACGGCGCCGTGACGCTCGCCGCCATCACCTCCTGCACCAACACGTCCAACCCGTCGGTCATGATCGCGGCCGGGCTGCTGGCGAAGAAGGCCGTCGACCGCGGGCTGCGCCGCAAGCCCTGGGTCAAGACGACGCTCGGCCCCGGCTCGAAGGTCGTGACGGACTACTACGAGAAGTCCGGCCTGGACAAGGCGCTCGAGGGGCTCGACTTCTACACCGTCGGCTACGGCTGCACGATCTGCATCGGCAACTCCGGTCCGCTCATCGACGAGGTCTCCGCGGCGATCAACGAGCACGACCTCGCCGTCACGGCGGTCCTGTCGGGCAACCGGAACTTCGAGGGCCGGATCAGCCCCGACGTGAAGATGAACTACCTCGCCTCCCCGCCGCTGGTCGTGGCGTACGCGCTGGCCGGCTCGATGCACTTCGACTTCGAGACCGACCCGCTCGGGCGGGACCGGGACGGCAACGACGTCTACCTGCGCGACATCTGGCCCTCCCCGGAGGAGGTGCAGGAGATCATCGACTCCTCGATCTCGCGCGAGCAGTTCATCAAGCAGTACGCCACCGTGTTCGACGGCGACGAGCGCTGGCGCACCCTCCCCACCCCGACCGGCCCGGTCTTCGAGTGGAACGAGGAGTCGACGTACGTCCGCAAGCCCCCGTACTTCGATGGCATGACGATGGAGCTCACGCCGGTGCGGGACATCGTCGGCGCGCGCGTCATGGCGACGCTGGGCGACTCGGTCACGACGGACCACATCTCCCCGGCCGGGAACATCAAGCTGGGCACGCCGGCCGCGCAGTACCTCACGGCGCACGGCGTCGCGCAGCGCGACTTCAACTCCTACGGCTCGCGCCGCGGCAACCACGAGGTGATGATCCGCGGGACGTTCGCGAACATCCGGCTGAAGAACCTCCTCGTCTCGGCCGTCAACGACGGCGCGGTCGTCGAGGGCGGCTACACGCGCGACTTCACCCAGCCCGGCGGCCCGCAGGCCTTCATCTACGACGCCTGCCAGAACTACCGCGAGGCCGGCATCCCGCTCGTCGTGCTCGGCGGCAAGGAGTACGGCTCGGGCTCCTCGCGCGACTGGGCGGCGAAGGGCACGAGCCTCCTGGGCGTCAAGGCCGTCATCACGGAGAGCTTCGAGCGGATCCACCGCTCGAACCTCATCGGGATGGGCGTCGTCCCGCTCCAGTTCCCCGCGGGGGAGAGCTGGGCCTCGCTCGGCCTCGACGGCACCGAGGTCATCTCGATCACGGGCCTGGAGCAGCTCAACGCGGGCGTGACGCCCCGCACGGTGCACGTCGTCGCCGAGCCGAGCGAGTTCTCGCCCGAGGGCAAGGAGACGGTCGAGTTCGACGCCGTCGTCCGGATCGACACCCCCGGCGAGGCCGACTACTACCGCAACGGCGGCATCCTGCAGTACGTGCTCCGCTCGCTCGTCGACTGA
- a CDS encoding serpin family protein: MTPTNRPRPRHVAAASAALALGCGVLAACGGQGVDTTVHTGDAPYVPVTLAEAPDLDGVLAASDRLGLAMLTTADDPNVVVSPLSLTVALSMLAEGARGETATALDDALGASGADRTASVGALREALLAYDGDPAVAAGDELPETPVLHLATRALLDDQLVPEQSYLDVLSSGYDASLETLDLGDAAAKKTLDAWVRRETGGLIEKSAITPNADLRLVLQDAIVLAARWEVPFAEPATYDDDFTTADGTRAVPTMHGSSGRSWSVTDADGWRAVRLPYVEGFSADLVLPPDGVDPADVPDTVLTALRTGTGATPVVTADDDTDVVVSVPVLDLKPDVLDLRDALGVVGLGGLLEEPDLSGITTTEPLFVSQAFQQARLRLDEEGTVAAAVTELGMEAGAAPVEREEVVVRFDRPFLLRLSHDDTGATLFLAAVREP; this comes from the coding sequence ATGACCCCGACGAACCGCCCGCGCCCCCGCCACGTCGCTGCGGCCTCCGCCGCCCTCGCTCTCGGCTGCGGCGTCCTCGCCGCGTGCGGTGGCCAGGGTGTCGACACGACGGTCCACACCGGTGACGCCCCGTACGTCCCCGTCACGCTCGCGGAGGCGCCGGACCTCGACGGCGTCCTCGCGGCCTCCGACCGGCTCGGGCTCGCGATGCTCACGACGGCGGACGACCCGAACGTCGTCGTGTCGCCGCTCAGTCTCACGGTCGCCCTCAGCATGCTCGCCGAGGGTGCTCGCGGCGAGACGGCGACGGCGCTCGACGACGCGCTGGGCGCCTCGGGCGCCGACCGGACCGCGAGCGTCGGAGCCCTGCGCGAGGCGCTGCTCGCCTACGACGGCGACCCGGCGGTCGCGGCCGGCGACGAGCTGCCCGAGACCCCCGTCCTCCACCTGGCGACGCGCGCGCTGCTGGACGACCAGCTCGTCCCGGAGCAGTCCTACCTCGACGTGCTCTCCTCCGGCTACGACGCCTCCCTCGAGACGCTCGACCTCGGCGACGCCGCCGCGAAGAAGACCCTGGACGCCTGGGTGAGGCGAGAGACGGGCGGGCTGATCGAGAAGTCGGCGATCACCCCGAACGCCGACCTGCGCCTCGTCCTGCAGGACGCGATCGTGCTGGCCGCTCGCTGGGAGGTGCCCTTCGCCGAGCCCGCGACCTACGACGACGACTTCACCACGGCCGACGGCACCCGCGCGGTGCCGACGATGCACGGGTCGAGCGGCCGGTCCTGGAGCGTCACCGACGCCGACGGCTGGCGGGCCGTCCGGCTGCCCTACGTCGAGGGCTTCTCCGCCGACCTCGTGCTCCCGCCCGACGGCGTCGACCCGGCGGACGTGCCCGACACCGTCCTGACCGCGCTGCGGACCGGGACCGGGGCCACGCCGGTGGTCACGGCGGACGACGACACCGACGTCGTCGTGTCGGTGCCCGTGCTGGACCTGAAGCCGGACGTGCTCGACCTGCGCGACGCGCTCGGCGTCGTCGGGCTCGGCGGCCTCCTCGAGGAGCCGGACCTGTCCGGCATCACGACGACCGAGCCGCTGTTCGTCTCCCAGGCGTTCCAGCAGGCGCGGCTGCGGCTCGACGAGGAGGGGACGGTCGCGGCGGCCGTCACGGAGCTCGGGATGGAGGCCGGCGCGGCCCCCGTCGAGCGGGAGGAGGTCGTCGTCCGGTTCGACCGGCCGTTCCTGCTGCGCCTGTCCCACGACGACACCGGCGCCACGCTGTTCCTCGCCGCGGTCCGCGAGCCGTAG
- a CDS encoding GuaB1 family IMP dehydrogenase-related protein gives MRLLPGHAPSADLTYGDVFLVPSRSDVTSRFDVDLAPRDGTRSTIPLVAANMTAVSGRRMSETLARRGALAVLPQDVPIDVVARATAWLKQRDPVVETAVHVTQRDTVHDALTLIAKRSHGMAVVIDDDERPVGVVTPADLTGVDQFTLVGEVMAEAPTVIEAATLEGPDGARRAFDTLHAARRRVAPVVREDGTLLGVLTQTGSLRSSIYTPALDADGAFQVAAAVGINGDVAGNAEALLACGVDVLVVDTAHGHQEKMIQALHAVRSVAPDALVVAGNVVTAEGVSDLVAAGADIVKVGVGPGAMCTTRMMTGVGRPQFSAVLECATRARELGANVWADGGVRHPRDVALALAAGASQVMIGSWLAGTHESPGDLHVDGSGRRYKESFGMASARAVAARTRGDSAFVRARKALYEEGISSSRMYLDPARPGVEDLLDQITAGLRSACTYAGARSLEEFHERAVVGVQSAAGYEEGRPLPTSW, from the coding sequence ATGCGACTGCTTCCCGGCCATGCGCCGAGCGCCGACCTCACCTACGGCGACGTCTTCCTCGTCCCGTCCCGATCCGACGTCACCAGCAGGTTCGACGTCGACCTCGCGCCCCGGGACGGCACGCGCTCGACGATCCCCCTCGTCGCCGCCAACATGACCGCCGTGAGCGGTCGGCGGATGTCGGAGACGCTGGCCCGTCGCGGCGCCCTCGCGGTGCTCCCCCAGGACGTCCCGATCGACGTCGTGGCGCGCGCCACCGCGTGGCTCAAGCAGCGCGACCCGGTCGTCGAGACCGCCGTCCACGTGACGCAACGGGATACCGTGCACGACGCCCTCACGCTCATCGCCAAGCGGTCGCACGGCATGGCGGTCGTCATCGACGACGACGAGCGGCCCGTCGGCGTCGTCACCCCGGCCGACCTCACCGGCGTCGACCAGTTCACGCTCGTCGGCGAGGTGATGGCCGAGGCGCCGACCGTCATCGAGGCGGCGACGCTCGAGGGGCCGGACGGCGCCCGCCGGGCCTTCGACACGCTGCACGCGGCGCGCCGTCGGGTCGCCCCCGTCGTGCGCGAGGACGGGACGCTGCTCGGCGTCCTGACCCAGACCGGCTCGCTGCGCTCCTCCATCTACACCCCGGCCCTCGACGCCGACGGCGCGTTCCAGGTCGCCGCAGCCGTCGGGATCAACGGCGACGTCGCCGGCAACGCGGAGGCGCTCCTGGCCTGCGGCGTCGACGTGCTCGTCGTCGACACCGCGCACGGGCACCAGGAGAAGATGATCCAGGCGCTGCACGCCGTCCGCTCCGTCGCCCCCGACGCGCTCGTCGTCGCCGGCAACGTCGTGACGGCCGAGGGCGTGAGCGACCTCGTCGCCGCCGGCGCCGACATCGTCAAGGTCGGGGTCGGCCCCGGCGCCATGTGCACGACCCGGATGATGACCGGCGTCGGGCGTCCGCAGTTCTCGGCCGTGCTCGAGTGCGCGACGCGGGCGCGCGAGCTGGGCGCCAACGTGTGGGCCGACGGCGGCGTCCGGCACCCGCGCGACGTCGCCCTCGCCCTGGCCGCCGGCGCCAGCCAGGTGATGATCGGCTCCTGGCTCGCCGGGACGCACGAGTCCCCCGGCGACCTGCACGTCGACGGCTCCGGCCGGCGCTACAAGGAGAGCTTCGGCATGGCGTCGGCGCGCGCCGTCGCCGCCCGCACCCGCGGCGACTCCGCGTTCGTCCGCGCCCGCAAGGCGCTCTACGAGGAGGGCATCTCCTCCTCGCGGATGTACCTCGACCCAGCGCGACCCGGCGTCGAGGACCTGCTGGACCAGATCACGGCCGGCCTGCGCTCGGCGTGCACCTACGCCGGGGCGCGCAGCCTCGAGGAGTTCCACGAGCGCGCCGTCGTCGGGGTGCAGTCGGCGGCCGGCTACGAGGAGGGGCGGCCCCTCCCCACGAGCTGGTGA
- a CDS encoding class I SAM-dependent methyltransferase, with product MSDPLATSFGRAARTYEAGRPSYPEAAVAWLLGGPERPRPRVLDVGAGTGKLTRAVLASGAEVVAVDPDPDMLAVLREQVPGVPTMVGTAEALPVPDGCVDVVVLGQAWHWVEPVAGCREVARVLRPGGHLGLVWNTRDESVPWVARLTRIMRGSNAEAMLAAGDPPLAAPFSADRLERATWTWSREVTRADLLAMARSRSYVITAEPRELERIERELADLLDEVGATGDAAVALPYVTSAFRAAA from the coding sequence ATGAGCGACCCCCTCGCCACGTCCTTCGGCCGCGCCGCCCGCACCTACGAGGCCGGTCGGCCGTCCTACCCGGAGGCGGCCGTCGCCTGGCTGCTCGGCGGGCCGGAACGGCCGCGACCGCGGGTCCTCGACGTCGGCGCCGGGACGGGCAAGCTCACCCGCGCGGTGCTGGCCAGCGGGGCCGAGGTCGTCGCCGTCGACCCGGACCCCGACATGCTCGCCGTCCTGCGCGAGCAGGTGCCCGGCGTCCCCACGATGGTCGGCACGGCCGAGGCGCTGCCGGTACCCGACGGGTGCGTCGACGTCGTCGTGCTGGGGCAGGCGTGGCACTGGGTCGAGCCCGTCGCCGGGTGCCGTGAGGTCGCCCGCGTCCTGCGCCCCGGCGGTCACCTCGGCCTGGTGTGGAACACGCGCGACGAGTCCGTCCCGTGGGTGGCCCGGCTCACCCGGATCATGCGCGGCAGCAACGCCGAGGCGATGCTCGCCGCCGGGGATCCGCCCCTCGCTGCGCCGTTCTCAGCCGACCGGCTCGAACGCGCGACGTGGACGTGGTCGCGCGAGGTGACCCGCGCGGACCTGCTCGCGATGGCGCGCTCGCGCAGCTACGTCATCACCGCCGAGCCGCGGGAGCTGGAACGGATCGAGCGCGAGCTGGCCGACCTGCTAGACGAGGTCGGCGCGACCGGCGACGCCGCGGTCGCGCTCCCCTACGTCACCTCGGCGTTCCGGGCCGCCGCCTGA
- a CDS encoding trimeric intracellular cation channel family protein, with product MILADSGVDVVAASSELVRVLDLLGVAANVLLAGMLAREKRFDLVGFLVLGIAAGLGGGMLRDTLLQRGTPIALTDLSYLGVAVATAVVAYLVNIDGRWWHRGARVIDAIALGTWGAVGAQKAIGLGLHWLPAIMLGTITAVGGGMVRDLLLLRTPIVFGGNTLYATCASAAAAVVVLADWATGGDYKGLTTLAAAMVGAAMCLVSYRLGWRLPAAREWRLGRRPRPT from the coding sequence GTGATCCTCGCCGACTCGGGGGTCGACGTCGTCGCCGCCAGCAGCGAGCTGGTCCGCGTCCTCGACCTCCTCGGCGTCGCCGCCAACGTCCTGCTCGCCGGCATGCTCGCGCGCGAGAAGAGGTTCGACCTCGTCGGCTTCCTCGTCCTCGGGATCGCGGCCGGGCTCGGCGGGGGCATGCTGCGCGACACGCTGCTGCAGCGCGGCACGCCGATCGCCCTGACCGACCTCAGCTACCTCGGGGTCGCCGTCGCGACCGCCGTCGTCGCCTACCTCGTCAACATCGACGGACGCTGGTGGCACCGCGGCGCCCGCGTCATCGACGCGATCGCCCTCGGCACGTGGGGCGCGGTCGGCGCGCAGAAGGCGATCGGGCTCGGCCTGCACTGGCTGCCGGCGATCATGCTCGGCACGATCACGGCCGTCGGCGGCGGGATGGTCCGCGACCTCCTGCTGCTGCGCACCCCGATCGTGTTCGGCGGCAACACCCTCTACGCGACGTGCGCGAGCGCGGCGGCCGCCGTCGTCGTCCTCGCCGACTGGGCGACCGGCGGCGACTACAAGGGCCTCACGACGCTCGCCGCCGCGATGGTCGGGGCCGCGATGTGCCTCGTGTCCTACCGGCTCGGCTGGCGGCTGCCTGCCGCGCGCGAGTGGCGGCTCGGTCGCCGGCCGAGGCCGACGTGA
- a CDS encoding histidine phosphatase family protein yields MERVLVVTHPEATHHVDRVVGGWFDSSLTERGLRRAAEIAAYVRAAIPRDAEPQLVTSDLLRTRQTADAIGAELGVVPALDADLREKSYGVAGGRPQAWLDERFIPPPAAGDRLGHVEGIDGAETMGRCVARVYAAVARLTQRPAAHRVVVTHGGTAGFVIAAWLRIPAAACGDARFRVPSGSVSVLELDDRYHNRSLVALGVTDLAVGSPG; encoded by the coding sequence ATGGAGCGCGTCCTCGTCGTCACGCATCCCGAGGCCACCCACCACGTCGACCGCGTCGTCGGGGGCTGGTTCGACTCCTCGCTCACCGAGCGGGGGCTGCGACGCGCGGCCGAGATCGCCGCCTACGTGCGGGCGGCGATCCCGCGCGACGCCGAGCCGCAGCTCGTCACCTCCGACCTGCTGCGGACCCGCCAGACCGCCGACGCGATCGGCGCCGAGCTCGGCGTCGTCCCCGCGCTCGACGCGGACCTGCGGGAGAAGTCCTACGGCGTCGCCGGCGGACGACCCCAGGCGTGGCTGGACGAGCGGTTCATCCCTCCGCCGGCCGCTGGCGACCGGCTGGGGCACGTGGAGGGGATCGACGGCGCCGAGACCATGGGCCGGTGCGTCGCGCGCGTCTACGCCGCCGTCGCCCGGCTCACGCAGCGACCGGCCGCGCACCGGGTCGTCGTCACCCACGGCGGGACGGCGGGCTTCGTCATCGCGGCCTGGCTGCGGATCCCCGCGGCGGCGTGCGGCGACGCCCGGTTCCGGGTGCCGTCGGGCAGCGTGTCGGTGCTGGAGCTCGACGACCGGTACCACAACCGCTCGCTCGTCGCCCTGGGGGTCACCGACCTGGCGGTCGGCTCCCCCGGGTAG